Proteins encoded by one window of Aspergillus puulaauensis MK2 DNA, chromosome 4, nearly complete sequence:
- a CDS encoding putative translation regulator (Cya5) (COG:S;~EggNog:ENOG410PPEQ;~InterPro:IPR002885,IPR011990;~PFAM:PF13041,PF13812,PF17177,PF01535;~go_function: GO:0005515 - protein binding [Evidence IEA]) — translation MLERTAGCVENAGRRLLRDPNGALRNRKAFCTKPGKYASSHSSYSKRQFGSRRPLQLRDSSTSPGQIPSDSQAPTLGFLYPSQTQEFVITRLLRYSRILPARRKRRTGALACRTFTSQTEFHRAVGVEELGGVHDNGNNQPDREWSRHTLVELLGKGILSEADRAWQLYMLAGQPSDLNPTLLAQFSKSANKTNHRRAKNLFHVITETSRSAEDYLNITKSCLAAEEPGELMGICQEAEVHGHGVSCWAFALVYHVERAEWALAQTLYETFRSCSDSVTLWETMLPLLNQSSVPTYLLDLSVQLQTDASIIAGSDETQPKFFDFFLDRAFKTQAIVGNVSTEDLLHLLQNFRSTGSIGARALIHCIHTLQSSKTRSKIIRSIVVYREFRELMEASERHCSLLRDLLGKLARLEITTGVEYFLSEYSHFYSKPSVEAFRLALIAFSRAPDPSGVTRVFKEYVAQYGQPQSWKLLTPILYAHAKMGNVTDTLTEFDKLSKDHGLTPNTHCWNILLTAFANAGDTAGCFSRFKMMSEQGVRLDSHTFGILMGLCARRGEIDMVLQLLDTAKKRHVKLTTPMLDTIVEAYCRIKDFKAAESFARTCLEIDVEGSRVRMWNVLLWNYAFQMDLKSISRVRSTMETAEIQPDEMTYSTFILSLVLLRQTDSARRILRVLHRSGRMHATEFHYALVLYGYMRERNRDMVHIIFREIESRFGKAGLSSRLLYLRTEVRRDLGLIQEKGGEVDNANARLGHAEEFLAEIINDFDPAKLATRQPKPGAKNSRAAQALAFPASYYESLMKEYAKNGALEMVKQLFDAYAKLQGLSFENALEAAPLNLLTPLARAYLKTEHHKQVDECWEIYFRRAQEIGKPMNESGWNHLYPPNAPEPPHSTVRSSETKDDDGLLIKSEPQTTSFAPERPRILPTFRFSLSRILSVCMQSLAYRNKLAKIDRLVTEVESAGFVLTTFNWSTYVQLFASSDKPSHTLRAFAVFEEKFMPAFPGWKYFRRSQGIKHSDVSSAFDIIEKRGMRKQGSMLGPRGKKYWSEMNPDFMQPTYPTLVHIAAALLRVRGRSIEDGNAQLVSLYKTAPKTIAAIAEMPRMRDKFQGVLLRRYPLQPDPVRPEKEQFVWTGGILGVGGRRRMPQSAESREEQLSKLSDELPSQGIDTGNDNSPRSEGARAAVSPSSLDTHGFAEPHSSYWSTLTYEDKFDLEADTLLSTRRRLLGNDDELMDDDSVDDELLEDEDLVSAEQEDEFQAPQESSDNRVTPP, via the coding sequence ATGCTGGAACGGACCGCGGGATGTGTTGAGAACGCAGGGCGGCGTCTCCTCCGAGACCCAAATGGAGCTCTCCGAAATCGAAAAGCCTTCTGTACCAAGCCTGGGAAATACGCCAGCAGCCACTCCAGTTATTCGAAAAGACAATTTGGTTCTCGGCGGCCGCTGCAATTGCGAGACTCGAGCACAAGCCCCGGCCAAATCCCGAGCGATTCACAAGCCCCAACGCTCGGATTTCTGTATCCCAGTCAGACGCAAGAATTTGTGATTACCCGTTTGCTTCGCTATTCAAGAATCCTGCCTGCgcgaaggaagagaaggaccGGCGCCCTTGCCTGCAGAACATTTACCTCCCAAACTGAGTTTCATCGAGCAGTTGGAGTGGAAGAGCTGGGCGGCGTTCACGACAATGGGAACAACCAACCGGATAGAGAGTGGTCAAGACATACGCTTGTGGAACTTTTGGGAAAAGGGATACTCAGTGAAGCCGACAGGGCGTGGCAGCTCTATATGCTTGCTGGCCAGCCATCTGATTTAAACCCAACTTTACTTGCGCAGTTCAGCAAATCAGCAAACAAGACGAATCATAGGAGAGCAAAAAACTTGTTCCATGTGATTACTGAGACGTCACGCTCCGCTGAGGACTACCTGAATATAACAAAATCCTGTCTCGCTGCTGAGGAACCGGGAGAACTGATGGGAATCTGCCAGGAAGCAGAAGTTCATGGTCATGGTGTGTCATGTTGGGCTTTCGCTCTAGTCTACCATGTAGAGAGGGCTGAATGGGCCCTCGCTCAAACTTTATATGAAACCTTTCGGTCATGCTCGGATAGCGTCACGCTGTGGGAGACCATGCTCCCGCTCCTGAATCAGTCTTCAGTGCCAACCTATCTGCTTGATTTATCCGTGCAGCTCCAAACCGACGCGAGCATAATAGCCGGTTCAGACGAAACGCAGCCCAAgttcttcgatttctttctCGATAGGGCTTTTAAAACCCAAGCAATCGTGGGGAATGTGTCAACGGAggaccttctccatctccttcagaaCTTCCGGTCAACAGGGTCCATCGGGGCCCGCGCATTGATTCATTGCATCCATACCCTTCAGAGCTCGAAAACTAGATCGAAAATCATCAGATCCATTGTCGTGTATCGTGAATTCCGCGAGCTTATGGAGGCCTCAGAGCGTCATTGTTCGCTGCTTCGTGATTTACTCGGAAAACTCGCCCGGTTGGAAATTACCACTGGTGTTGAGTATTTTCTCTCCGAATACTCCCATTTTTATTCAAAACCCTCCGTGGAAGCCTTCAGACTCGCTCTTATCGCCTTCTCTCGGGCTCCTGATCCGTCCGGCGTTACGCGAGTGTTCAAAGAATATGTCGCTCAATACGGACAGCCGCAGTCTTGGAAATTACTTACACCTATCCTTTATGCCCACGCCAAAATGGGCAATGTAACCGATACTTTGACTGAGTTTGATAAGCTATCTAAAGATCATGGTCTCACCCCGAATACACATTGTTGGAATATCCTGCTCACGGCTTTTGCAAATGCCGGTGATACCGCAGGATGCTTTTCCCGTTTTAAGATGATGTCTGAACAAGGGGTGAGGCTTGATTCTCACACATTTGGTATCTTAATGGGTTTATGCGCTCGCCGGGGTGAAATTGACATGGTTCTTCAGCTACTCGATACGGCCAAAAAGCGACATGTTAAGCTAACAACTCCTATGCTCGATACAATCGTGGAAGCTTATTGCAGAATCAAGGACTTCAAAGCGGCTGAAAGCTTTGCGAGGACCTGCCTTGAAATCGACGTCGAAGGCTCACGGGTGAGGATGTGGAACGTTTTACTATGGAATTACGCATTTCAGATGGACCTGAAATCTATTTCTAGAGTTCGTTCAACAATGGAGACCGCGGAAATACAGCCCGACGAAATGACCTATTCAACATTCATTCTTAGCTTGGTCCTTCTAAGACAAACCGACTCTGCACGTCGCATCCTTAGGGTGCTTCACCGAAGCGGTCGAATGCACGCTACAGAATTTCATTATGCCCTTGTTCTGTATGGCTACATGAGAGAACGAAATCGTGATATGGTGCACATCATATTTCGTGAGATTGAATCCCGGTTTGGTAAAGCTGGTTTAAGCTCTCGCCTTCTTTATCTAAGAACCGAAGTGCGTCGGGATTTGGGCCTTATCCAAGAGAAAGGAGGTGAGGTGGATAACGCCAACGCTCGTTTGGGGCATGCGGAGGAATTCCTCGCTGAAATCATCAATGATTTTGATCCTGCAAAGCTAGCAACAAGGCAACCAAAACCTGGTGCGAAAAATTCTCGAGCTGCCCAGGCTTTGGCTTTTCCTGCGAGTTATTACGAGTCTCTCATGAAGGAATATGCGAAGAATGGTGCACTAGAAATGGTTAAGCAGCTATTCGACGCATATGCAAAGCTTCAAGGATTGTCGTTCGAAAATGCCCTCGAAGCTGCTCCACTCAACCTTCTTACGCCTCTAGCGCGCGCATATTTAAAGACAGAGCATCACAAACAAGTGGATGAGTGCTGGGAGATTTACTTTCGCCGTGCTCAAGAGATAGGCAAGCCTATGAATGAGAGTGGATGGAACCATTTATATCCGCCAAACGCCCCCGAACCACCGCATTCCACCGTACGAAGCTCTGAAACGAaagatgatgatggcttGCTCATAAAATCGGAGCCGCAAACAACCTCTTTCGCCCCCGAAAGACCTCGAATACTTCCCACATTCCGTTTCTCACTTTCTCGGATCTTGTCTGTGTGCATGCAGTCGCTTGCATACCGAAACAAACTGGCCAAGATAGATCGACTGGTGACAGAGGTTGAGAGCGCTGGGTTCGTTTTGACAACTTTTAATTGGTCTACATACGTGCAGCTGTTTGCCTCCTCTGATAAGCCGTCGCATACGCTTAGAGCCTTCGCAGTTTTCGAGGAAAAATTCATGCCAGCATTCCCAGGATGGAAATACTTTCGGAGGTCACAGGGTATAAAACACTCCGATGTATCCTCTGCATTTGACATAATCGAGAAACGCGGCATGCGAAAGCAAGGCAGCATGTTGGGTCCGAGGGGCAAGAAATACTGGAGCGAAATGAATCCAGATTTCATGCAACCCACCTACCCTACGCTCGTGCACATTGCCGCTGCTCTACTTCGGGTCCGTGGGAGAAGCATCGAAGACGGAAATGCCCAACTTGTTTCTCTCTACAAAACTGCCCCCAAAACAATTGCAGCCATAGCTGAAATGCCGCGTATGCGGGACAAGTTCCAGGGTGTTCTGCTACGACGTTACCCGTTGCAACCTGATCCAGTACGCCCCGAAAAGGAGCAGTTCGTGTGGACGGGCGGAATCCTGGGAGTGGGTGGACGCCGTAGGATGCCACAGAGTGCGGAGTCTCGCGAAGAACAACTATCCAAATTATCAGATGAACTACCCTCGCAAGGTATTGACACCGGCAATGATAACTCGCCTCGTTCTGAAGGCGCCAGGGCAGCTGTATCGCCATCGAGTCTAGATACCCACGGTTTTGCAGAGCCTCATTCGTCATATTGGTCAACGTTAACATATGAGGATAAATTCGATCTTGAAGCTGATACGCTACTATCGACAAGGCGCAGACTACTGGGAAACGACGATGAATTGATGGATGATGATTCTGTGGACGACGAACtgctggaagatgaagatctCGTATCTGCGGAACAAGAAGACGAATTTCAAGCACCGCAGGAGTCGAGTGATAATAGAGTTACGCCGCCCTGA
- a CDS encoding signal recognition particle subunit SRP68 (COG:U;~EggNog:ENOG410PFE9;~InterPro:IPR034652,IPR026258,IPR038253;~PFAM:PF16969;~go_component: GO:0005786 - signal recognition particle, endoplasmic reticulum targeting [Evidence IEA];~go_function: GO:0003723 - RNA binding [Evidence IEA];~go_function: GO:0005047 - signal recognition particle binding [Evidence IEA];~go_function: GO:0008312 - 7S RNA binding [Evidence IEA];~go_function: GO:0030942 - endoplasmic reticulum signal peptide binding [Evidence IEA];~go_process: GO:0006614 - SRP-dependent cotranslational protein targeting to membrane [Evidence IEA]), whose product MDITDYIFARREEVLVAGDYNGYRAHTTRKLHNIRKKLGQTTPKGRKYTSKPPISAEDVGQNVANVHLLLLSAERAWAQAMHMKSTHSADPSAKGISGSARRHIISRLNKAAGYANQLAVLLEDKSSSGATDTDILEARAYLSSLIGASCLEKRSWEQCVRNYSISRVIYTALGQAARKDAFRDLLSGNIDPSLRYAAYQMKLPRSNPIPSLAIEYFPGDANIRSEVEKADPNCLKEDAAGTRRTADGDVQQLPESITWRSHTVAIEDAVISQALAAASAEESRLAAWLNAPEGSSASAKDKAAAYDNVIIASQDAVDATKTAIDDLAGEGVDPSDKRMQSLQITRTAVNYALVGWRIGRNRVLCGENDGIIFEPSRMQSSNKKATSEYDESSGKKLTWLRERVVLYDSTLQSIEFILDLPGIAADTGFVRELEAKRNYFRALRCLTIGRSHALLGKSQNALALFSQALSLASEAVASSQSKVEIDEPPRSDVSLNQAQALEHELRALVTKYQGLVTLESISAQEQSSKSTNQCPLVERLHEYSGDRLDLDNLVPYPPEIRPIPVKPLFLDVAWNYIDYPREGKAAVSTGATQAQAAEPATEERTTGRRGWFGFGR is encoded by the exons ATGGATATTACCGATTATATCTTCGCTCGGAGAGAGGAGGTCCTCGTGGCTGGAGACTACAATGGCTATCGGGCACACACAACTCGCAAATTGCACAATATTCGCAAGAAGCTTGGGCAGACTACTCCTAAAGGCCGGAAATATACCTCTAAGCCTCCTATCAGTGCCGAAGATGTCGGTCAAAATGTCGC CAAcgtccatctcctcctcctcagtgCAGAACGAGCATGGGCTCAAGCGATGCACATGAAATCAACACATTCGGCAGATCCATCAGCGAAAGGAATATCCGGCTCTGCGCGGCGTCATATCATCTCGCGACTAAACAAAGCGGCTGGATACGCCAACCAGCTGGCCGTCCTACTGGAAGATAAGAGCAGCTCTGGCGCTACTGACACCGATATCCTGGAAGCACGGGCTTACTTGAGCTCGCTCATTGGGGCATCATGCCTGGAAAAGCGCAGCTGGGAACAATGCGTTCGAAATTACTCCATTTCGCGGGTCATCTATACTGCGCTAGGCCAAGCCGCAAGGAAGGATGCGTTTCGTGATCTTTTATCCGGCAATATCGACCCAAGTCTACGATATGCAGCATATCAGATGAAGCTTCCACGGTCGAATCCTATACCGTCATTGGCCATCGAATACTTCCCTGGTGACGCAAACATCAGATCCGAGGTTGAGAAGGCCGACCCCAATTGCCTGAAAGAAGATGCGGCTGGGACACGACGAACCGCGGATGGGGATGTCCAGCAGCTGCCTGAGAGTATTACTTGGAGGTCTCACACTGTCGCAATAGAAGATGCTGTGATTTCCCAAGCGCTCGCGGCGGCATCAGCTGAGGAGTCTCGGCTTGCTGCTTGGCTCAATGCCCCCGAGGGAAGCTCCGCTTCCGCAAAGGACAAAGCCGCAGCATACGATAACGTAATCATCGCCAGCCAAGACGCGGTTGATGCCACGAAAACGGCTATTGATGACCTTGCGGGCGAGGGTGTGGATCCCAGTGACAAGAGGATGCAAAGCTTGCAAATAACTCGGACAGCCGTGAACTACGCCCTGGTGGGCTGGAGAATCGGACGTAACCGCGTTCTGTGTGGTGAGAACGACGGTATCATCTTTGAGCCTAGTCGGATGCAATCGTCGAATAAAAAGGCGACGTCTGAGTATGACGAATCCAGCGGCAAGAAATTGACATGGTTGCGTGAGAGGGTGGTTTTGTATGATTCCACCTTGCAGAGTATTGAGTTCATTCTTGATCTACCGGGTATTGCCGCAGACACAGGCTTTGTTCGGGAGCTTGAAGCAAAGCGCAACTACTTCCGTGCCTTAAG ATGCCTAACCATTGGCCGCTCTCATGCGCTTCTTGGAAAGTCTCAGAATGCCCTCGCCTTGTTCTCACAAGCCCTATCCCTTGCGTCAGAAGCCGTTGCATCATCCCAGTCCAAGGTCGAGATTGACGAACCACCAAGATCAGACGTCTCGCTCAACCAAGCCCAAGCACTTGAGCACGAACTCCGAGCCCTCGTCACCAAATATCAAGGCCTGGTCACCCTCGAGAGTATATCCGCCCAAGAGCAATCCTCTAAGTCAACCAACCAGTGTCCGCTTGTTGAGCGTCTCCACGAGTACTCTGGCGATCGCCTCGACCTGGATAACCTTGTCCCGTACCCGCCTGAGATACGCCCAATCCCTGTTAAGCCGCTCTTTCTTGACGTCGCGTGGAACTACATCGACTATCCGCGTGAGGGCAAAGCCGCTGTCTCAACAGGTGCCACCCAGGCCCAAGCGGCAGAGCCAGCAACTGAAGAAAGGACGACTGGCCGACGCGGCTGGTTTGGCTTTGGTCGTTGA
- the erg5 gene encoding C-22 sterol desaturase erg5 (COG:Q;~EggNog:ENOG410PIER;~InterPro:IPR001128,IPR002403,IPR017972,IPR036396;~PFAM:PF00067;~go_function: GO:0004497 - monooxygenase activity [Evidence IEA];~go_function: GO:0005506 - iron ion binding [Evidence IEA];~go_function: GO:0016705 - oxidoreductase activity, acting on paired donors, with incorporation or reduction of molecular oxygen [Evidence IEA];~go_function: GO:0020037 - heme binding [Evidence IEA];~go_process: GO:0055114 - oxidation-reduction process [Evidence IEA]): MAEINGSFVSPAADATVYPALFQPAGLVADFLSGLTLWKTLATLFALAVVYDQFRYIYLKGAIVGPTWKLPFMGPFLQSVNPKFHEYKAKWDSGELSCVSVFHKFVVIASTRDMSRKIFNSPTYVKPCVVDAAHKLLGKTNWVFLDGKQHVDFRKGLNSLFTRHALSCYLPRMEEVYNDYYARFLQKSKEANHEPTPWMPEFRELMCAVSCRTFVGHYISDEAIMKISDDYYNITAALELVNFPIILPFTKTWYGKKAADMVLEEFAKCAAKSRARMSAGGDISCIMDAWIKAQLDSAKYREKIAQGIEVDSSEKPPQVLRDFTDYEVSQTIFTFLFASQDATSSACTWLFQLMADRPEILDKVREENLRLRNGDAKAPLTMELLDNMTYTRAVVKETLRYRPPVIMVPYVAKRDFPITDKITVAKGSMIIPSVYPATRDEEAYPNADSFDPDRWVTGIAEQHPKNWLIFGTGPHYCLGQQYAVSNLMAMIAKASMEMDWVHTPTPQSEDIKVFATIFPQDDCLLTFRPRA, from the exons ATGGCTGAGATCAATGGGAGCTTTGTCTCCCCTGCGGCAGATGCCACTGTCTATCCTGCGCTTTTCCAGCCCGCCGGCTTGGTCGCGGATTTTCTCAGTGGATTGACTTTGTGGAAGACTCTGGCGACTCTGTTCGCCTTGGCCGTGGTCTATGACCAGT TCCGATACATCTACCTCAAGGGTGCCATTGTTGGCCCGACATGGAAACTCCCGTTCATGGGACCCTTCCTGCAGTCCGTCAACCCGAAATTTCACGAATACAAGGCCAAATGGGACAGCGGCGAGTTGAGCTGCGTGTCAGTTTTCCACAA ATTTGTTGTCATCGCTTCCACTCGTGATATGTCCCGCAAGATCTTTAACTCGCCCACATATGTCAAGCCCTGTGTCGTGGATGCCGCGCACAAGTTGCTTGGTAAGACCAACTGGGTGTTTTTGGATGGCAAGCAGCACGTTGATTTCCGCAAGGGCTTGAACAGTCTTTTCACTCGCCATGCTCTGTCTTGCTACCTTCCTCGCATGGAGGAGGTCTATAATGACTACTACGCGCGCTTCCTCCAAAAGTCCAAGGAAGCAAACCACGAGCCCACCCCGTGGATGCCGGAATTCCGTGAGCTGATGTGCGCCGTTTCTTGCCGTACATTTGTTGGCCACTACATCTCCGATGAGGCTATTATGAAGATTTCCGATGACTACTACAACATCACCGCTGCGCTCGAACTCGTCAACTTCCCTATCATTCTTCCATTCACAAAGACTTGGTATGggaagaaggctgcggaTATGGTTCTGGAGGAATTCGCAAAGTGCGCTGCCAAGAGTAGGGCCCGCATgtctgctggtggtgatatCAGCTGTATCATGGATGCATGGATTAAGGCCCAGCTCGACTCGGCTAAATACCGCGAGAAGATTGCTCAGGGCATTGAGGTCGACTCGTCCGAGAAGCCGCCTCAGGTTCTTCGTGATTTCACCGACTATGAAGTCTCCCAAACCATCTTCACCTTTCTGTTCGCCTCCCAGGATGCGACCAGCTCTGCTTGCACCTGGTTGTTCCAACTCATGGCTGATCGCCCCGAGATTCTTGACAAGGTCCGCGAGGAAAACCTGCGTCTTCGCAATGGAGATGCGAAGGCACCTTTGACTATGGAGTTGCTCGACAACATGACTTACACCCGCGCTGTCGTCAAGGAGACCCTCCGTTACCGCCCTCCTGTCATCATGGTTCCCTACGTCGCCAAGAGAGACTTCCCTATCACCGATAAGATTACTGTGGCCAAGGGCTCTATGATCATCCCATCTGTCTACCCTGCTACTCGTGATGAGGAGGCCTACCCCAATGCGGACTCATTCGACCCTGATCGCTGGGTCACCGGAATCGCCGAACAGCACCCCAAGAACTGGCTTATCTTCGGCACCGGTCCTCACTACTGTCTCGGTCAACAATACGCCGTCTCTaacttgatggcgatgattgCCAAGGCCAGTATGGAGATGGATTGGGTTCACACCCCAACTCCCCAGTCtgaggatatcaaggtcTTTGCGACCATCTTCCCTCAG GATGACTGCCTTCTTACATTCCGTCCTCGCGCGTGA